One genomic region from Streptomyces sp. NBC_00457 encodes:
- a CDS encoding restriction endonuclease, giving the protein MFNALIETSGERRRELIALRTGVQRIERRLQQHHARLQRLESPREDRPLAGVMASMDAMNGREFEKHVAELLHRDGCTNVVVQGGRKCKRFAPYLAITSPEVQKFVGAARVLYASEVALFVATCPFTPDALSIAAEASITTVDRRLLEEWSSGATLKALE; this is encoded by the coding sequence ATGTTCAACGCGCTGATCGAAACGTCCGGTGAGCGCCGCAGGGAGCTGATCGCTCTGCGCACGGGGGTCCAGCGCATCGAGCGGCGACTGCAACAGCACCACGCCCGACTGCAAAGACTGGAGAGCCCGCGCGAGGACCGGCCTCTCGCCGGAGTCATGGCATCCATGGACGCCATGAACGGCCGCGAGTTCGAGAAACACGTCGCCGAACTGCTGCATCGCGACGGCTGCACCAACGTCGTCGTACAGGGCGGTCGGAAGTGCAAGAGGTTCGCGCCCTACCTCGCCATTACCAGCCCCGAGGTCCAGAAGTTCGTCGGGGCAGCCAGGGTTCTGTACGCCTCGGAAGTGGCTCTATTCGTAGCGACGTGCCCCTTCACCCCTGACGCCCTGAGCATCGCCGCCGAGGCCAGCATCACCACCGTAGACCGCCGACTGCTGGAGGAGTGGAGCTCAGGGGCAACGCTGAAGGCCCTGGAGTAA
- a CDS encoding class E sortase, with translation MNVAATTDDTEHAERTDAPGSAPAPRRRGPGRIAMAVSVFGELLITAGLVLGLFVVYSLWWTNVIADREADKQADKVRDTWARDGDSGPVAFDSKNGIGFLHVPAMSKSEILVEKGTSSKNLNDGVAGYYVDPVKATLPTSGKNGNFSLAAHRDGHGAKFHKIDKIEKGDPIVFETKDKWYVYKVYAVLPETSKYNVKVLAPIPRESGKEKAGKYITLTTCTPVFTSRYRYVVWGELERVDKVDEERTPPKELG, from the coding sequence ATGAACGTGGCAGCGACCACTGACGACACCGAGCACGCAGAGCGCACCGACGCGCCCGGATCCGCGCCCGCCCCGCGCCGCCGCGGTCCCGGGCGGATCGCCATGGCGGTCAGTGTCTTCGGTGAGCTCCTCATCACGGCGGGCCTGGTGCTCGGTCTGTTCGTCGTCTACTCGCTGTGGTGGACGAACGTCATCGCGGACCGGGAGGCCGACAAGCAGGCCGACAAGGTCCGCGACACCTGGGCCCGCGACGGCGATTCCGGCCCCGTCGCCTTCGACAGCAAGAACGGCATCGGCTTCCTGCACGTCCCCGCGATGAGCAAGAGCGAGATCCTCGTCGAGAAGGGCACGTCCTCGAAGAACCTCAACGACGGCGTCGCCGGCTACTACGTCGACCCCGTCAAGGCCACGCTCCCCACCAGCGGCAAGAACGGCAACTTCAGCCTCGCCGCCCACCGTGACGGCCACGGCGCCAAGTTCCACAAGATCGACAAGATCGAGAAGGGCGACCCGATCGTCTTCGAGACGAAGGACAAGTGGTACGTCTACAAGGTCTACGCCGTCCTGCCCGAGACCTCGAAGTACAACGTCAAGGTGCTTGCGCCCATCCCGAGGGAGTCGGGCAAGGAGAAGGCCGGCAAGTACATCACGCTGACGACCTGCACGCCGGTGTTCACGTCTCGGTATCGGTATGTGGTGTGGGGGGAGTTGGAGCGGGTGGACAAGGTGGATGAGGAGCGGACGCCGCCTAAGGAACTGGGGTGA